In Montipora capricornis isolate CH-2021 chromosome 4, ASM3666992v2, whole genome shotgun sequence, the DNA window TTCATGCTGTGAGGAATTCTTCTGGGCGGTTGAGCCACTGGGGTGACACTTTCATCGATTTCCAGCTTCACTTGGGTGTTTTTCAGATTTCCTGTTCCCATGAACAACTTGCAGTGTTTAGTGAGGATTGTGTGAACTTGAGAGTCCTCATGTTGTATCGTGATATTGTTGAGATTGACGCTCAGAAGATCAAGTGCTGTTGATGAATCAAAACCGAGGAGACATCTGGATTTGCTGTTAGAAACGAAGAAAATCGCTTCTGTTGATTTTCCGCTAGAGCTAGAAATAGGTGCGGTGAACTGACCAGCGATGTCCAAGGGCTGCTCGGTGCCATAGGCATGGATTTTAACAGATGAGGGTGTTAACCGGAAgttggcatttttttctttgatgcgATCCACAATTGCGTGATTGAGCACGTTTACGGAAGCGCCAGAATCCACGATGACTTTCACTGGTACGCCATGGATTATTACGGTGGTTTCGGGATGTTTGCCTGTGTTATGGATGGTGAATAGATATTCATCATCTGTCTCACTTGAAGAGAGTTCGGGTTGTGTGACTTCACCCGTCACGTGTTGGACGCCATGTGCTTGCGGTTTACTTGACAGACAAAATTTGGCGAAATGATGGAGTTTGTGGCATTTGTGACATTCTGTTCCTTGAGCTGGACACGAACGCATTCCGCCTTTGTGTGGAAAACGACCACCGCAATTTCTGCAAGTCGTGGTTGATTGTTTTGGTCGCGAAGGCGGTTTCTGCTTTCTTCAATTGTTATGTAAGCCGTTATGTGAGCCATCTTGTTTTCGACGATTGTTGCGTAAACCATTTCCGAAAACACGTGAGTTGCCGTGTGGAAAACGTGACTGTGGTTCCACTGCATTTACTGGTAGTGATGGCGATTGAGAATTTTCGCGTTCAAGCGATCTCCCATGATTGAGGAGCTCTTGTAAGGTGAAGCTTTCTCGTAGGGCTCGTCGGCGAAGACGTTTGTCCCTTGTCTTGTGGATAATTTGGGTTCGGATTTCGTTATCCATGTTGGTGAAACTGCAATCGGACGCTTTTGTTTTCAATCGACGGTAGAAGTCGTTGAGCGTTTCGTTGATTTCTTGCCTGAGTTCTCGGAACTCGAAGACTGCCAGGTCTTTATTTTGCATGGGGTCAAAGTGCTGGTTGAGAGCAGTGACGGCAGATTCGTAGGTTGTGCCAGTGTCCGGTAAGATGTCGAAAACATCGTTTGTTGCATCGCCTACGTATGTAAGCAATAGGCCTCGACGAATAGTCAGGTCAAATTCTCGTAGACTTAGGAGAAGGTTTTCAAATCGACGCACCCATTTCTTCCATCGTTGCCCAACCGTGGAAGGATCTGAAGAGGGGTCGAACGGCTGAAATGGCGGTAATCCACTTCGAGGCGTAGCGGCAGTGGCTGCTGCGGTTGAATTTGTCGTAGTTGAAGTGCCTGAAGAAGTGGAAGAAGTTGAAGCAGGCGGTGGGTCCTGTTCACCATCGGACATTTTggtttatcctcgtcgccaatgttgTGTTTGATTGCTATTTATTCCAATAATCTGATAAATGTACTACGCGTACATGTTACACATACACTGTACTAACTGCAACTGATATAAACTCGATCACGTTGCTAAACTAGTTATAACTCTTACGTAATCAATCGTTAAACATTAACTGTGATCAAGATACGACACTGAAATATATTTCACATCTAATAATGCACATCATTCGTACCATAACAAAGATTGTGGGCAACGCACACAAAACCACAATTATCGTCGTACAATTGCAGAATATGGCAGTTTGTGTAAAAGCATTTAACTATATTTGATATGCCCTACATGAGCTTACATGCCCAATGGATAACAAGATTGAAACTGGAACTGTTTGTAACATAACATCCAACACTACATATATTATACCTCTATAATCTTATATACGAAGCTCTATGTTTTACTTCGGCTCAACTAAACCATGTCTATTATCATTGTAATCATTCAATGCAATCTCTTGCAGAATGAAACTTAGTACTGTAAAATCTTTAAAGGGGAACGGAAGCCAAAAATCAAGTTAATGTCATATGAAGGACTACGTAGTAAAAAACAAGATTTGCTACATTATTTGTACCAATTGCTTTTTACTTAAAAGAAATACGAGTTTGAAGTTGCCATTTTCGCCCGTTTTGGCCGCTGAAACCGTGGGCGTCAATTACGGGTCAGCAGTTTCTAATACAGAGttgtgacgtatgatatggggaagatCAGGGATGGAAATAAACATACCAAGCTTGTAATTTCGTGGCGTTTATCGAGGTACTTATTTTATTATGAGCGGAGTGGAGCCTTTTCAGTTCGAGCCAACGTATCCCCCAGGGGAAGAACCCATTCAATCGGATGATGATGAAGGTGAGGATTCCCCAGAAGCGTGCACATCAAGCATGAGAACCGGGAACACCGAATGGTGCATTTGCGGTGAGTGCATTTCGATGCCGACAGCCGACGAATGCTATTGCTGCCAAGAGCTCGAGGAGTTAAATCAAAAGTTTGACGAGTCAGGTTTGTGTTTGGTACTTTTATGCTTTAAGGCTAGTACAGTTATTATCATTTTTTAGAAATTGCctattcgtacgggacccgtacaccgaaTTCTATTTCTTATTCATACGGAAGTCGGATTATTACAGGGTCAATAACACTCGGGAAGTGTTACCTCGTCTTTAATTGATCTTTTGTATATAGTTCAGTTATCAAACAACGACATCGATGCTTGTTTAATTTCATGAAATACCTCCTTCGTTCGATGTCACTGGCCATATGACCTGCCTTGTGTTTCTTgtattttaagtctaagtaccagttttaaattgtaaatagcattgataaacagtatttaagtctcagCACCCACTTTACAACGGCTAGCTTTCAATAACGACGAGGCTGTTTCGTTGATAATCGTTCAAAGAAGACTCCCGTGTGAATAGCAAATATTGGTCGGTGTACGGGTCTCGTAAGAATAGCCAATTGGCCTATTTTTTAATTGAGTGAGGCAGCCATTTATGAACTCTTGCTCGCGAGTGCTTGTTTGTTTAGAGGCTATGACTTTGACGATCGATCAATAAGGCAGGCCCACATGTTAGAGAGCTTATTCAATATTATACTGTTGTTCTACTGATAGGTGTCACATGTATTACAAATCACAGCAAATTTAGAATCGTGTGCCTTGACACTGATGTATTGCAGACCGCACTTGTTGCCATTCACCATGCTCGCCTTAATCCAATTCCAGACCCTATAGGAAACAAGTAAGCTCCTTGTTAACTCTgagaataattaattaaaatgttttcattgttaaagaATTTAACCCAGCgctttttgtgattattttattttagaacaTGGCGCTTAGCAGCATACAGGCAGTTTACCTGGTGGGTTCATGGTGTGCTTGGCAAAAAGAGACGAAGGATCATTCCAGCATGCGTCGTCAAAACAA includes these proteins:
- the LOC138044541 gene encoding P2X purinoceptor 7-like, translating into MSGVEPFQFEPTYPPGEEPIQSDDDEGEDSPEACTSSMRTGNTEWCICGECISMPTADECYCCQELEELNQKFDESGVTCITNHSKFRIVCLDTDVLQTALVAIHHARLNPIPDPIGNKTWRLAAYRQFTWWVHGVLGKKRRRIIPACVVKTIRKEFPEESDAYTGFREADLEL